The proteins below come from a single Malus domestica chromosome 03, GDT2T_hap1 genomic window:
- the LOC103420583 gene encoding E3 ubiquitin-protein ligase RDUF1, whose product MAMPSPPPTTSYWCYRCTRFVRVFALDSALLCPHCETGFLEEIETMPQPLLQPNHLRRRFPSSHRHEEERGQNPTPTSRRVRRASGDRSSLFNPVIVLRGTEADTESNTFELYYNDAAGSGLRPLPPTMSELLMGSGFDRLLEQLSQIEINGLGRPENPPASKSAVESMPVIQIADTHVGSDSHCAVCKEAFELGSEAREMPCKHIYHPDCILPWLSMRNSCPVCRHELPADQNNRNSDPGIEEETMGLTIWRLPGGGFAVGRFSGGRRPGERELPVVYTEMDGGFNGNGAPRRVLWASRSRGSESRGIRSAFRNIASFWGRLRSNSSSSRSGSESESGPGLTRSQSSSVFGRFVHRRRRAWVLDD is encoded by the coding sequence ATGGCCATGCCTTCGCCGCCGCCGACGACGTCGTATTGGTGTTACAGATGCACTCGCTTCGTCCGCGTGTTTGCTCTGGACTCCGCCCTCTTGTGCCCCCACTGCGAAACCGGCTTCCTCGAAGAGATCGAGACGATGCCACAGCCGCTACTGCAGCCGAACCATCTCCGCCGTAGATTCCCGTCCTCCCACCGCCACGAGGAAGAACGGGGCCAAAACCCGACTCCGACCTCCCGCCGGGTACGACGGGCCTCCGGCGACCGGTCTTCTCTATTCAACCCGGTCATCGTCTTACGTGGCACCGAGGCCGATACCGAGTCCAACACATTCGAACTCTACTATAATGACGCCGCGGGGTCGGGGCTCCGACCACTTCCGCCCACCATGTCCGAGCTTTTAATGGGTTCGGGCTTCGACCGCTTACTTGAACAGCTCTCCCAGATTGAAATCAACGGTTTGGGCAGACCTGAAAACCCGCCTGCGTCTAAATCCGCTGTGGAATCTATGCCCGTTATTCAAATCGCCGATACCCACGTCGGGTCGGACTCGCACTGCGCCGTTTGCAAAGAAGCATTCGAACTCGGGTCGGAGGCCCGAGAAATGCCCTGCAAGCACATATACCACCCGGATTGTATCCTCCCCTGGCTCTCAATGCGTAACTCGTGCCCGGTTTGTCGACACGAGCTGCCCGCTGACCAAAACAACCGTAATTCGGATCCGGGTATCGAGGAAGAGACGATGGGTTTGACCATCTGGAGATTACCCGGCGGCGGATTTGCCGTGGGGAGATTCTCCGGCGGCAGAAGACCCGGCGAGAGGGAATTACCGGTTGTGTACACAGAAATGGACGGCGGGTTCAATGGTAACGGGGCTCCAAGAAGGGTATTATGGGCATCGAGGAGTAGAGGGAGCGAAAGTCGCGGGATTCGGAGTGCTTTTCGTAATATAGCTTCGTTCTGGGGGCGATTACGTTCCAATTCATCGTCTTCGAGGTCCGGGTCGGAATCTGAATCCGGGCCGGGTTTGACTAGAAGTCAGTCAAGTTCGGTGTTTGGGCGGTTCGTACACCGGCGTAGGAGGGCGTGGGTGTTGGATGATTAG